In the Chroococcidiopsis sp. SAG 2025 genome, one interval contains:
- a CDS encoding isochorismatase: protein MNTQTTQLPIPSHFAPEKVGEVWRVPYQQRAAAAREWAKKYQITPASADKTQVCLLLIDVQNTFCIPSFELFVGGQSGTGAVEDNRRLCEFIYRNLGVISAIAPTLDTHTAMQIFHPIFWISQDGEHPTPSATNITPTDIEQGIWQVNPAVAHSLKLDYSTLQKHALHYVTQLSQHGKYPLTVWSYHSMLGGIGHALVSAVEEAVFFHCIARDSQTQFEIKGNNPLTENYSVLRPEVLDGADGKPIAQKNSRLIQQLLEFNAVIIAGQAKSHCVAWTVDDLLTEIQQVDPSLAKKVYLLEDCTSAVVVPGVVDYTEQANAAFQRFTDAGMQIVKSTQPLAIAS, encoded by the coding sequence ATGAATACTCAAACCACCCAGTTACCAATTCCCTCTCACTTTGCACCAGAGAAAGTTGGCGAAGTCTGGCGCGTCCCTTACCAACAACGGGCAGCAGCGGCGCGAGAGTGGGCAAAAAAATATCAAATTACACCAGCATCAGCAGATAAAACTCAAGTTTGTTTGCTACTAATTGACGTACAAAATACTTTTTGTATTCCCAGTTTTGAATTATTTGTGGGTGGGCAATCCGGTACTGGGGCAGTCGAAGATAATCGGAGACTTTGTGAATTTATTTATCGTAATTTAGGGGTAATTAGCGCGATCGCACCGACTCTAGATACTCACACAGCAATGCAGATTTTTCATCCAATCTTTTGGATTAGCCAAGATGGAGAACATCCAACGCCATCTGCAACAAATATTACGCCTACAGATATCGAACAAGGGATTTGGCAAGTCAATCCTGCTGTAGCTCATAGTTTGAAATTAGACTATAGTACGCTACAGAAACATGCTCTGCATTACGTCACCCAACTCAGTCAACATGGCAAATATCCCCTCACTGTTTGGTCTTATCATTCCATGTTAGGTGGCATCGGTCATGCTTTAGTTTCTGCGGTAGAAGAAGCGGTATTTTTCCATTGTATTGCCCGCGATAGTCAAACTCAATTTGAAATTAAAGGGAATAATCCATTAACAGAAAACTATTCCGTCTTGCGTCCCGAAGTGCTTGACGGTGCAGACGGCAAACCAATTGCTCAAAAGAATTCTCGGTTAATTCAACAACTATTAGAATTTAATGCTGTTATTATTGCAGGGCAAGCTAAAAGCCATTGTGTTGCTTGGACTGTAGATGATTTATTAACTGAAATTCAGCAAGTCGATCCGAGTCTGGCTAAGAAAGTTTATTTATTAGAAGATTGTACTTCTGCTGTTGTCGTGCCTGGTGTAGTTGACTACACCGAACAAGCAAACGCGGCTTTTCAAAGGTTTACCGATGCTGGAATGCAGATCGTGAAATCAACTCAACCTTTGGCGATTGCTAGTTAA
- a CDS encoding bifunctional sterol desaturase/short chain dehydrogenase: protein MMSVFAAAVTCTAWIVGSVLWVELVRDAYHVLSHRVPFLYRQHVWHHRVFRRDLTFASADIYCKAQWHNDLPECLVMLLLSFGAWYLCYWQTPTYQWAALAGTAYTMMFLVSCIARGSGSEWAREATDLTHMPGAFTSPPARWFVNRTYHWRHHFDDDDAYFCGTFTLVDKLMGTALALKGKTIAVTGASGTLGRSLLLHLHQAGAKVIALSSQSEPVTLSVDGKTLAVKTVSWQVGQEAELSQLLEKVDILILNHGINVHGERTPDAIAKSYEVNTFSSWRLMEIFLATVRTNEDIATKEVWVNTSEAEVSPAVSPLYELSKRTLGDLITLRRLDAPCVIRKLILGPFKSNLNPIGVMNSDRVAKQIIALAKRDVRNIIVTINPLTYILFPLKEFFVSLYFRLFSRSGNLSLSGDRSELAKFKVGIKG from the coding sequence ATGATGTCCGTTTTCGCTGCCGCTGTGACATGCACGGCATGGATAGTTGGATCTGTCCTCTGGGTAGAACTCGTGCGGGATGCGTATCACGTCTTATCGCATCGAGTGCCATTTTTATATCGGCAGCACGTCTGGCATCATCGCGTCTTTCGCCGAGACTTGACTTTTGCGAGTGCCGACATTTATTGCAAAGCACAGTGGCATAATGACTTGCCGGAATGCTTGGTGATGCTACTGCTTTCCTTCGGTGCGTGGTATCTCTGCTACTGGCAAACACCCACCTATCAGTGGGCAGCCTTGGCGGGAACTGCCTATACAATGATGTTTTTAGTGAGTTGTATCGCCCGTGGTAGTGGTAGCGAATGGGCAAGGGAAGCTACAGATTTAACTCATATGCCTGGTGCGTTTACTTCCCCTCCCGCACGCTGGTTTGTGAATCGCACCTATCACTGGCGACATCACTTTGATGATGACGATGCCTATTTTTGCGGTACTTTTACTTTGGTGGATAAGCTTATGGGTACAGCATTGGCACTGAAAGGAAAAACAATTGCAGTAACTGGTGCGTCGGGAACGTTGGGGCGATCGCTATTATTACACCTCCACCAAGCAGGGGCAAAAGTCATTGCCCTGAGTTCTCAATCCGAACCCGTGACGCTAAGCGTTGACGGTAAAACACTAGCAGTTAAAACTGTATCGTGGCAGGTAGGGCAAGAAGCTGAATTATCCCAGTTGTTAGAAAAAGTTGATATTTTAATCCTCAATCATGGCATTAACGTGCATGGCGAAAGAACGCCAGATGCGATCGCCAAATCCTATGAGGTTAACACTTTCTCCTCTTGGCGGCTGATGGAAATATTTCTCGCCACAGTCCGTACTAACGAAGATATTGCCACAAAAGAAGTATGGGTAAACACATCGGAAGCCGAAGTTAGTCCTGCTGTTAGCCCCTTATACGAGCTTTCCAAACGAACTTTAGGCGATTTAATCACTTTACGGCGGTTAGATGCTCCTTGTGTCATCCGCAAGTTGATTTTGGGTCCATTCAAAAGTAACTTAAATCCAATTGGAGTCATGAATAGCGATCGCGTCGCGAAACAAATTATCGCCCTAGCTAAGCGCGATGTCCGTAATATTATCGTGACAATCAACCCTTTGACTTACATCTTATTCCCGTTAAAAGAATTTTTTGTTTCGCTCTATTTCCGGTTGTTTAGTCGTTCTGGGAATTTATCGCTATCAGGCGATCGCTCTGAATTAGCTAAATTTAAGGTGGGCATCAAAGGGTAG
- a CDS encoding Photosystem Q(B) protein 1, with the protein MNTIVQRRPELKIAKVWNRFCEWVTSTDNRIYISWFGVLMIPTLLTASICFMLAFAIAPSVDLDGIREPVIGSLMGGNNLITAAVIPTSAAIALHFYPIWEAASMDEWLYNGGPYQLIVLHFLIGIWCYLGRLWEVSYRLGMRPWTAVAFSAPAAAATAVLLVYPIGQGSFADGLPLGIAGTFNFMLAVQADHNILMHPFHMLGVAGVFGGALLSALHGSLVTSTLIRQTQEHESVNAGYKLGQSQMTYHYLAGHYGFLGRLLVPWLASRNHRAFHFLLAALPTVGIWFATAGICSVAFNLNGFNFNHSILDSSGRVIGTEADLLNRANLGIQAMHAVNTHHFPNIIAGGGIQPVNIASIL; encoded by the coding sequence ATGAACACTATTGTTCAACGGCGACCGGAACTAAAAATTGCCAAAGTATGGAATCGATTTTGCGAGTGGGTAACAAGTACTGACAATCGAATTTATATTAGTTGGTTTGGCGTACTGATGATTCCCACCTTACTGACGGCTAGCATTTGTTTTATGCTTGCTTTTGCGATCGCCCCATCTGTCGATTTAGATGGGATCAGAGAGCCTGTCATCGGTTCGCTGATGGGTGGCAATAATTTGATTACAGCCGCAGTCATACCAACTTCAGCGGCGATCGCGCTGCATTTTTACCCGATCTGGGAAGCCGCATCTATGGATGAATGGCTTTACAATGGCGGTCCTTATCAACTAATCGTACTCCACTTTCTCATCGGCATATGGTGTTACTTGGGACGACTCTGGGAAGTGAGCTATCGCTTGGGTATGCGTCCCTGGACTGCTGTAGCTTTCTCTGCGCCAGCCGCCGCAGCCACAGCAGTATTGCTGGTCTATCCCATCGGTCAGGGTAGCTTTGCCGATGGACTTCCTTTGGGAATTGCTGGCACGTTCAATTTTATGTTGGCAGTCCAAGCAGACCACAACATTCTCATGCATCCTTTCCACATGTTAGGGGTAGCGGGAGTTTTTGGTGGGGCGCTTTTGAGTGCTTTGCACGGTTCTCTGGTAACTTCTACCCTCATCCGCCAAACTCAGGAGCATGAATCTGTCAATGCGGGATATAAATTAGGTCAGTCGCAGATGACTTATCACTACTTGGCAGGACACTATGGTTTTCTAGGACGGCTTTTAGTTCCTTGGCTTGCTAGTAGAAATCATCGCGCTTTTCACTTTCTCCTAGCTGCCTTGCCTACAGTAGGAATCTGGTTTGCCACTGCGGGAATTTGTAGTGTAGCGTTCAATTTAAATGGCTTTAACTTCAACCACTCGATTCTCGACAGTAGCGGTCGAGTTATCGGGACAGAAGCAGATCTGTTGAACCGTGCCAACCTGGGAATTCAAGCGATGCACGCAGTTAATACCCACCATTTTCCGAATATCATAGCTGGAGGTGGAATACAGCCCGTAAACATTGCGTCTATTCTATGA
- a CDS encoding DUF3288 family protein, which yields MSANLETKDQQHPLYRRDRAIVDRLQTDPVSDYNLAELARLRIRYRGFPGARDIQSDLDAVMQRWNLTENSLYEKTRQIHATSSIYQNAVRDAEDWS from the coding sequence ATGAGTGCCAATTTAGAAACCAAAGACCAACAACATCCTTTGTACAGACGCGATCGCGCGATCGTCGATCGCCTGCAAACCGATCCCGTCAGCGATTACAATTTGGCAGAACTAGCACGACTGCGAATTCGTTATCGCGGCTTCCCTGGAGCTAGAGACATCCAATCAGACCTAGACGCAGTCATGCAGAGATGGAATTTAACGGAAAATAGTTTATACGAAAAAACCCGTCAAATTCATGCTACTAGCTCCATTTACCAAAATGCAGTTAGAGACGCAGAAGATTGGAGCTAA
- the rsmI gene encoding 16S rRNA (cytidine(1402)-2'-O)-methyltransferase, which yields MVTEPKPGTLYVVGTPIGNLEDISFRAVRILQSVDAIAAEDTRHTGKLLHHFQIKTPQLSYHEHNRNSRIPEIIDRLQQGKAIALVTDAGMPGISDPGYELVQACVEAEITVVPIPGASAVIAALSAAGLPTDRFVFEGFLPAKGKPRRDRLEFLQTESRTIIFYEAPHRLRQTLQDLATVFGAERQIVLARELTKLHEEFWRGQIEGAIAHYQQKEPQGEYTLVVAGMEWVKPQLSEVEIQAELQKLILAGVSRSQASRQLAKATSLSRQEIYQLALAIPNLPLSASPTPDIQNE from the coding sequence ATCGTGACTGAACCAAAACCAGGGACGCTATACGTAGTTGGAACGCCAATCGGTAATTTAGAAGATATCAGCTTTCGGGCAGTGCGGATCTTGCAGTCGGTAGATGCGATCGCGGCGGAGGATACTCGCCATACGGGGAAGTTATTGCACCATTTTCAAATTAAAACACCACAACTGAGTTATCACGAACACAACCGTAACAGCCGCATTCCCGAAATTATCGATCGGTTACAGCAGGGTAAAGCGATCGCTTTAGTAACAGATGCCGGAATGCCGGGAATTTCCGATCCTGGGTATGAGTTAGTTCAAGCTTGCGTCGAGGCAGAGATAACCGTTGTCCCGATTCCTGGTGCGAGTGCTGTAATTGCGGCTTTGAGTGCGGCGGGTTTACCTACGGATCGGTTTGTGTTTGAGGGTTTTTTGCCAGCTAAGGGCAAACCCAGACGCGATCGCCTAGAGTTTTTGCAGACAGAATCCCGCACGATAATTTTCTACGAAGCTCCGCATCGCTTGCGTCAAACTTTACAAGATTTAGCTACGGTATTTGGGGCAGAAAGACAAATTGTGCTGGCGCGAGAACTGACGAAATTGCACGAAGAGTTTTGGCGGGGGCAAATTGAAGGGGCGATCGCCCATTATCAACAAAAAGAACCCCAAGGAGAATATACCCTAGTTGTAGCAGGCATGGAATGGGTGAAACCCCAGCTCTCGGAAGTAGAAATTCAGGCAGAATTGCAAAAATTGATTTTAGCGGGAGTATCGCGATCGCAGGCTAGCCGTCAGTTGGCAAAGGCGACTTCTCTATCGCGCCAGGAAATCTATCAATTGGCTTTAGCAATTCCGAATTTGCCCCTGTCTGCATCACCGACACCAGACATCCAGAATGAATAA